A genomic region of Brevibacillus sp. JNUCC-41 contains the following coding sequences:
- the parC gene encoding DNA topoisomerase IV subunit A: protein MVFEETFRDLPLEEVIGDRFGRYSKYIIQDRALPDARDGLKPVQRRILYAMHVEGNTQEKGFRKSAKTVGNVIGNYHPHGDSSVYEAMVRMSQDWKLRKVMVQMHGNNGSIDGDPPAAMRYTEARLSSIASEMLRDIEKRTVDFVPNFDDTSEEPIVLPAMFPNLLVNGSTGISAGYATEIPPHQLGEVIDAAIMRIDKPEATVTDLMTVIKGPDFPTGGIIQGIEGIRKAYETGKGKIIIRGLAEVETIRGGKQQIVITEIPYEVNKANLVKKMDEFRLDRKVEGIAEVRDETDRTGLRIVIELKKEADANGVLHYLYKNSDLQIAYNFNMVAIYKKRPTLMSLPKMLDAYIEHRKEVIVNRSRYELQKAHDRAHIVDGLVKALSILDEVIAVIRASKDKRNAKDNLIAKFAFTEAQAEAIVSLQLYRLTNTDITALEAEAAELKNKIEELTKILGSEKVLLQVIKKELRFIKKGFDDGRRSKIEKEIEEIKINLEVLIASEDVMVTVTKEGYVKRTSLRSYAASGGLDFGMKDSDRLLQRLEMNTTDVLLLFTSKGNYLYCPVHQLPDIRWKETGQHIANIIPIDREEQIIKAIPIKDFTMPEFLVFITKNGMVKKTELASYKAQRHSKPLVGVNLKGDDELVDVHHTDGQADLFLVTHNGYGLWFDEEEVSVVGVRAAGVKGINLKEDDYVIGGKVLAKDSKESIFIVTQRGAIKKMKLTEFEKTSRAKRGVVVLRELKSNPHRVIGFDIINKTDSLFILSEKGTIETIHAASLKNHDRYTNGSFVFDETVSGKAKELWKISLEDDSAIEQ, encoded by the coding sequence ATGGTATTTGAAGAAACGTTTAGAGATTTACCGCTTGAAGAGGTAATTGGTGACCGCTTCGGGCGTTATAGTAAATATATTATCCAAGACCGGGCACTTCCGGATGCTAGGGACGGTTTAAAACCGGTGCAGCGCAGGATATTGTATGCGATGCATGTCGAAGGAAATACCCAGGAAAAAGGATTCAGGAAATCCGCAAAAACGGTCGGAAATGTAATAGGTAACTATCACCCTCACGGAGATTCGTCCGTTTATGAGGCAATGGTTCGGATGAGCCAAGACTGGAAGCTGAGGAAGGTCATGGTCCAAATGCACGGAAACAATGGCAGTATCGATGGTGATCCTCCTGCTGCGATGCGGTATACGGAAGCAAGGCTTTCATCGATTGCCTCCGAGATGCTGCGGGATATAGAAAAAAGGACGGTCGATTTCGTACCGAACTTTGATGATACTTCGGAAGAGCCCATTGTATTACCTGCAATGTTCCCTAACCTGCTTGTAAACGGCTCTACAGGAATTTCAGCCGGCTATGCCACTGAAATCCCGCCACATCAACTTGGTGAAGTCATTGATGCTGCCATTATGCGAATCGATAAACCGGAAGCGACAGTCACTGATTTAATGACGGTCATTAAAGGGCCGGATTTTCCTACTGGAGGTATCATTCAAGGAATTGAAGGCATTCGTAAGGCCTATGAAACAGGTAAAGGGAAAATAATCATTCGTGGGTTGGCGGAAGTGGAAACGATTCGGGGCGGTAAGCAGCAAATCGTCATCACTGAAATCCCATATGAAGTCAATAAAGCAAACCTTGTCAAGAAGATGGATGAGTTCCGTCTAGACCGGAAAGTGGAAGGCATTGCCGAAGTAAGGGATGAAACCGACCGTACAGGACTGCGCATTGTCATTGAACTGAAAAAAGAAGCAGATGCAAATGGAGTCCTGCATTATTTATACAAAAATTCCGATCTCCAAATCGCTTACAATTTCAATATGGTTGCGATTTATAAAAAACGGCCAACATTGATGAGCCTGCCTAAAATGCTCGATGCATATATCGAACACCGTAAAGAGGTAATCGTGAACCGTTCACGTTATGAGTTGCAAAAGGCACATGACAGGGCACATATCGTCGATGGTTTAGTGAAGGCTTTATCCATATTAGATGAGGTCATCGCTGTCATCCGGGCATCTAAAGACAAACGGAATGCTAAAGATAACCTCATTGCTAAATTCGCTTTTACAGAAGCGCAAGCTGAAGCCATTGTCTCTTTGCAGTTATACAGGCTGACAAATACGGATATTACAGCACTTGAAGCAGAGGCAGCGGAATTGAAGAACAAAATAGAGGAATTGACAAAGATTCTTGGCAGTGAAAAAGTTCTTCTTCAAGTAATTAAAAAAGAACTTCGATTCATTAAAAAGGGCTTTGATGACGGACGGCGTTCCAAAATCGAAAAAGAAATTGAAGAAATCAAAATCAATCTTGAAGTCTTGATTGCTAGTGAAGATGTGATGGTTACCGTGACGAAAGAAGGCTATGTCAAACGGACATCGTTACGATCATATGCAGCATCAGGAGGTCTTGATTTTGGCATGAAGGATTCCGACCGCCTGCTCCAGAGGCTGGAGATGAATACAACAGATGTCCTATTGCTGTTCACATCCAAAGGGAATTACCTATACTGTCCAGTTCATCAGCTTCCTGATATTCGCTGGAAGGAAACCGGTCAGCATATCGCGAACATCATTCCAATCGACAGGGAAGAACAAATCATAAAAGCGATTCCAATCAAAGATTTTACCATGCCGGAATTCTTAGTGTTCATCACGAAAAATGGTATGGTGAAAAAGACAGAATTAGCTTCTTATAAAGCCCAGCGTCATTCAAAACCGCTGGTTGGTGTCAATTTAAAAGGTGACGATGAACTGGTCGATGTCCACCATACCGATGGCCAGGCTGACCTTTTCCTAGTTACTCATAACGGATACGGTTTATGGTTTGATGAAGAAGAAGTAAGTGTTGTCGGTGTCCGGGCAGCGGGAGTCAAAGGGATTAATTTGAAAGAAGATGACTATGTCATTGGCGGAAAGGTTTTGGCCAAGGATAGTAAAGAATCGATCTTTATCGTTACACAGCGCGGGGCCATAAAGAAAATGAAATTAACCGAGTTTGAAAAAACGAGCCGGGCAAAACGCGGTGTCGTGGTCTTAAGGGAATTGAAATCGAATCCTCATAGGGTCATTGGTTTCGATATCATTAACAAAACCGACAGTCTATTCATTCTTTCTGAAAAGGGAACGATTGAAACGATTCATGCCGCTTCATTAAAAAATCATGATCGGTATACGAATGGGTCATTTGTTTTTGATGAAACGGTTAGTGGGAAAGCTAAAGAATTATGGAAAATATCATTGGAAGATGACTCTGCCATAGAGCAGTGA
- a CDS encoding long-chain-fatty-acid--CoA ligase → MDRPWKKHIPQGNPIEIDIPEMSLTELFYQSVEQYSNKTAVTYMEQRYTYSELGKLVKRCARVLADEGVGKGDRVALMLPNCPQYPIGFFGTLLTGAIVVQVNPMYKANELIHVLKDSGARHIIVLDDLLPIVEAIITETDVEKVLSVSLEMEKCEMTKKLLSVTEADFTVEIEPAKDVAVLQYTGGTTGRSKGAMLTHRNIVANTLQSAATSRINTQKGKERVLGVSPLFHVYGMTSGMNLTFYNGGELILVSRFQVTEIVDIINNLKPTIFPGVPTMYIALLQYYQSHPFDLDTLRSCVSGSSPLPLNVLSRFNELSGTKIAEGYGLSEASPVTHRNPVSGLQKSGSIGIPIQNTDAAIIDSITGEPALLVDTPGELVIKGPQVMKGYWGMPEETRQTIQNGWLHTGDIAKMDEDGFFYIVGRKKEMIIAGGFNIYPIEIEDILYSHPKVLEAAVFGVPDQYRGETVQAAVVLKPNERITENELKDYCRKQLAAFKVPKAITFESELPKTAVGKILKRKLQEKYVAYSDKL, encoded by the coding sequence ATGGATAGACCTTGGAAAAAGCATATCCCGCAAGGAAATCCAATTGAGATTGATATTCCTGAAATGTCTTTGACAGAACTATTTTATCAATCAGTTGAACAATATTCGAATAAAACAGCGGTTACGTACATGGAGCAGAGGTATACATATTCAGAGTTGGGGAAGTTAGTGAAAAGATGTGCACGCGTGCTTGCTGATGAGGGTGTTGGAAAGGGAGATCGTGTGGCTCTTATGCTTCCCAATTGTCCCCAATATCCAATTGGTTTTTTTGGAACCCTTTTGACTGGAGCCATTGTTGTCCAAGTCAATCCAATGTATAAGGCGAACGAATTAATTCATGTCCTGAAAGATTCAGGTGCAAGGCACATCATTGTGCTCGACGATTTATTGCCAATAGTTGAAGCCATTATAACTGAAACCGATGTTGAAAAGGTGTTGAGCGTGTCGCTGGAAATGGAAAAATGTGAAATGACAAAAAAGCTACTATCTGTAACAGAGGCGGATTTCACTGTGGAGATTGAACCTGCCAAAGATGTCGCCGTTCTCCAATATACAGGAGGAACGACAGGGCGTTCTAAAGGGGCGATGCTAACCCATCGTAATATTGTTGCCAATACGCTGCAAAGTGCAGCCACTTCAAGAATCAATACTCAAAAGGGGAAGGAAAGGGTACTTGGCGTTTCCCCATTATTTCATGTTTACGGCATGACTTCAGGAATGAACCTGACGTTTTATAATGGCGGGGAATTAATTCTTGTATCACGGTTTCAGGTGACGGAGATCGTCGATATCATCAATAATCTTAAACCGACTATTTTTCCAGGGGTACCGACGATGTATATTGCTTTATTACAATATTACCAGTCCCATCCATTTGATTTGGATACATTGAGATCTTGCGTTTCGGGTTCGTCACCATTGCCATTGAATGTACTGTCAAGATTCAACGAATTGAGTGGAACAAAGATTGCAGAGGGCTATGGCCTGTCCGAGGCTTCACCAGTCACGCACCGGAATCCAGTTAGCGGCCTGCAAAAATCCGGAAGTATCGGGATTCCTATACAAAATACCGATGCCGCCATCATTGACAGTATTACAGGGGAGCCAGCCCTTTTGGTTGATACACCAGGTGAATTGGTCATAAAGGGCCCACAGGTAATGAAAGGCTATTGGGGCATGCCGGAAGAGACGCGGCAGACGATTCAAAACGGATGGCTGCATACCGGTGATATTGCCAAGATGGATGAAGATGGCTTCTTTTACATTGTGGGACGGAAGAAAGAGATGATCATCGCTGGCGGTTTCAATATTTATCCAATTGAAATTGAAGATATACTATACAGCCATCCTAAGGTTCTGGAAGCTGCCGTCTTTGGCGTTCCCGATCAATATCGCGGTGAAACGGTACAAGCTGCGGTAGTTCTAAAACCAAATGAAAGAATAACTGAAAACGAATTGAAGGATTATTGCCGAAAGCAGCTCGCTGCCTTTAAAGTCCCAAAAGCAATCACATTTGAAAGTGAACTTCCAAAGACGGCGGTCGGTAAAATCTTAAAACGCAAACTTCAAGAAAAATATGTCGCTTATTCGGATAAATTATGA
- a CDS encoding acyl-CoA dehydrogenase family protein, with protein MDFRLDEDILLLKENIRQFIEEQIDPFSMQIEDEDHIPESIINLSKEIGLFGLSIPERYGGLGIGMVGKCALYEEIGKTHNGYTTLIGAHTGIGTVGIVEMGNAMQKEKYLPDMASGNRIGAFALTEPAAGSHATNLKMTAVKNGDKYILNGTKHYITNADVADIFTVMAVTDKDKGAKGITSFIVEKDFPGFRVGSLERKMGLRGSHSAELVFEDCEVPAENVLGDVGQGYVNALKILANGRAGLAARNLGSCQYLLDLSTKYATEREQFNVPIIDHQAVSHMIAEMAMEIEALRSFTYRVAWMVDQQEKIIKEAAMLKLYGSEVYNRVADKAVQIHGGMGYMKDYPVERFYRDARITRIYEGTSEIQKNIITGQLKRKYQN; from the coding sequence ATGGACTTTCGCTTAGATGAAGACATCTTGCTATTAAAAGAAAATATACGCCAGTTTATTGAAGAGCAAATCGATCCATTTTCCATGCAGATAGAGGATGAAGATCATATCCCGGAATCTATAATAAATTTATCGAAGGAAATCGGTCTATTCGGACTTAGTATCCCGGAAAGGTATGGCGGGCTCGGAATCGGGATGGTGGGAAAATGTGCTTTATATGAGGAAATCGGCAAAACCCATAATGGATATACCACTCTGATAGGGGCCCACACCGGTATAGGGACGGTGGGGATAGTTGAAATGGGCAATGCAATGCAAAAGGAAAAGTATCTACCAGATATGGCAAGCGGTAATAGAATTGGCGCATTTGCTTTAACTGAGCCTGCAGCTGGGTCCCATGCAACGAATCTCAAAATGACGGCTGTCAAAAATGGTGATAAATATATTCTAAATGGGACCAAGCATTATATAACGAATGCAGATGTAGCTGATATTTTTACAGTTATGGCTGTAACGGACAAAGATAAAGGGGCGAAAGGAATCACCTCATTCATAGTAGAAAAGGATTTTCCGGGTTTTAGAGTTGGCAGCCTGGAAAGGAAGATGGGTCTTCGAGGCTCACATTCGGCCGAATTGGTTTTTGAAGATTGCGAGGTTCCTGCCGAAAATGTACTTGGGGACGTTGGCCAAGGGTATGTAAATGCATTGAAGATCCTTGCAAATGGCCGCGCAGGCCTTGCTGCCCGTAATTTGGGGTCCTGCCAATACCTGCTCGACCTATCTACTAAATATGCCACAGAACGTGAACAATTCAATGTCCCGATCATTGATCATCAGGCCGTATCCCATATGATTGCCGAGATGGCAATGGAAATAGAGGCACTTCGCTCCTTCACATACCGGGTTGCATGGATGGTCGATCAGCAAGAAAAAATCATTAAAGAAGCGGCAATGCTTAAGTTGTATGGTTCGGAAGTATATAATCGTGTCGCTGATAAGGCCGTTCAGATTCATGGCGGGATGGGATACATGAAGGATTATCCGGTTGAACGTTTCTATCGGGATGCCCGAATCACTAGAATATATGAAGGCACATCCGAAATCCAAAAAAATATCATTACCGGACAATTGAAGAGAAAATATCAAAACTAG
- a CDS encoding acyl-CoA dehydrogenase family protein: MDLRLSDEQKMVQKTIRKFVENELIPLENEVLRNEMAGKPSLPEGTLKDLQEKAKNAGFWGINTPEEYGGADLGQLMMAIVLMEVSKTFVPFSFGGSADNILYYANEEQKQKYLIPTINGEKKSCFAMTEPGAGSDTRNIKMTAVKEGNEWVLNGEKTFITGGNDADFVMVIAITDKERHQATGTEGVTCFIVDRDMGWRSEYINTMGEWGPAGLVFDNVRVPEENILGEVHGGYQLGLEWIGFARWIVGARAVGSAERLLQMAIEYAKERVTFGKPIAERQAIQWQIADSAVEIEAARWLVLNAAFTLDNGEDNRHLASMAKLYGANMGNRVVDRVLQIHGGMGYTKELPIERWYREARLWRIYDGTDEIQRMIISRNLIKGHVKLGQFL, encoded by the coding sequence ATGGATTTACGACTATCGGATGAACAAAAAATGGTACAAAAAACAATACGCAAGTTCGTGGAAAATGAATTGATTCCCTTGGAAAATGAAGTGCTTCGCAATGAAATGGCAGGAAAACCTAGTTTACCAGAGGGGACATTGAAAGATTTACAGGAAAAAGCAAAAAATGCAGGGTTTTGGGGCATCAATACCCCGGAGGAATATGGCGGGGCAGACCTAGGGCAGCTTATGATGGCAATTGTCTTGATGGAAGTATCAAAAACATTTGTACCATTCAGCTTTGGAGGTTCGGCTGATAACATACTTTATTATGCAAATGAAGAACAGAAACAGAAATATCTGATCCCTACGATTAACGGTGAGAAAAAGTCCTGTTTTGCCATGACGGAGCCGGGGGCTGGGTCCGATACGCGAAATATTAAAATGACGGCAGTAAAAGAAGGGAACGAATGGGTGCTTAACGGTGAAAAAACTTTCATTACCGGAGGAAATGATGCCGATTTTGTCATGGTCATTGCTATAACCGACAAAGAACGTCATCAAGCTACAGGAACGGAAGGGGTAACCTGTTTCATTGTAGACCGTGATATGGGCTGGAGATCAGAGTATATCAATACGATGGGAGAATGGGGACCGGCCGGTTTAGTTTTTGATAATGTCAGGGTACCCGAAGAAAACATCTTAGGGGAAGTGCATGGCGGTTATCAACTAGGCTTGGAATGGATTGGGTTTGCAAGATGGATCGTGGGCGCACGCGCTGTCGGTTCTGCAGAAAGATTGCTGCAAATGGCTATAGAATACGCTAAAGAACGAGTCACATTCGGTAAACCGATCGCGGAGCGCCAGGCCATTCAATGGCAGATAGCTGATTCGGCCGTAGAGATCGAAGCTGCAAGATGGCTTGTATTGAATGCGGCTTTTACACTTGATAATGGGGAAGACAATCGCCATTTAGCTTCAATGGCTAAACTTTATGGAGCCAATATGGGGAATCGGGTCGTTGATCGCGTATTGCAGATACACGGAGGCATGGGCTATACGAAGGAGCTTCCCATCGAGCGTTGGTACCGTGAGGCCAGGCTTTGGAGGATTTATGATGGTACGGATGAAATACAGCGTATGATCATTTCCCGAAATTTGATTAAGGGGCATGTTAAATTAGGACAATTCTTATAA
- a CDS encoding SDR family oxidoreductase has protein sequence MTGRFSGKTALVTGGSRGIGRAIVELFASEGANVAIIDINEEVLTSTGNELRDKGYTIFTKVANVVNSEEMDASIKEIADTFGSLDILVNNAGVIRDNLLFKMTDSDWQTVMDVHLKGTFNAVRAAQKHMVANKYGRIINISSTSALGNRGQANYSAAKAGLQGLTKTLAIELGKYGITANSVAPGFIETEMTKETARRVGVSFEQFIQDRANSIPVARSGLPSDIAHAVAFFADEASSFISGQVLYVAGGPKN, from the coding sequence ATGACAGGGAGATTTTCAGGTAAAACGGCTTTAGTTACAGGTGGAAGCAGGGGGATTGGCCGGGCGATCGTCGAACTATTTGCCAGTGAAGGCGCAAACGTGGCGATTATCGATATCAACGAAGAGGTTTTGACATCAACGGGAAATGAATTAAGGGATAAGGGTTATACCATTTTTACCAAAGTGGCCAATGTGGTCAATTCCGAAGAGATGGATGCATCCATAAAAGAAATAGCCGATACATTCGGATCACTTGATATTCTCGTGAATAATGCCGGGGTCATCCGGGATAATCTACTTTTCAAAATGACCGATTCAGATTGGCAGACGGTAATGGATGTGCATTTAAAAGGTACTTTCAATGCAGTACGTGCCGCCCAGAAGCATATGGTTGCAAATAAATACGGTAGAATCATCAATATATCATCCACTTCGGCCCTAGGTAACCGCGGTCAGGCTAATTATTCAGCTGCTAAAGCCGGGCTTCAGGGGTTAACAAAAACACTGGCGATTGAACTTGGCAAATATGGGATAACGGCTAATTCGGTCGCACCGGGTTTTATCGAAACCGAAATGACGAAAGAAACAGCTAGGCGGGTGGGAGTGAGTTTTGAGCAATTCATCCAGGATAGGGCAAATAGCATTCCGGTTGCAAGAAGCGGTTTGCCGAGTGATATTGCTCATGCAGTTGCATTCTTTGCCGATGAAGCATCCTCATTCATTAGTGGGCAGGTTTTATATGTTGCGGGCGGTCCAAAAAATTAA
- a CDS encoding MaoC family dehydratase N-terminal domain-containing protein, with protein MFNESIGKRSNPVKNIVERGAVKKFALSIGDPHPIFIDEEIGRQSRYGTNIAPPTFPRVFDFGTIESLNLPNKGLIHGEQIYRYNRPLKVGEEITCYTEVKNYYEKKGKQGEMGFLAFKNYGSDANGEIVFTAEQLVILNETIRRMVMFK; from the coding sequence ATGTTCAACGAAAGTATTGGAAAACGATCCAACCCCGTTAAAAATATAGTTGAACGGGGAGCCGTTAAAAAATTCGCATTATCGATTGGTGATCCCCACCCGATTTTCATTGATGAAGAAATAGGCAGGCAATCAAGGTACGGAACGAATATAGCTCCACCAACTTTCCCAAGGGTCTTTGATTTTGGGACGATAGAAAGTTTAAATCTCCCGAATAAAGGATTGATTCATGGTGAGCAGATATATCGCTATAACAGGCCGCTGAAGGTAGGGGAAGAAATCACCTGTTATACGGAAGTGAAAAACTATTATGAGAAAAAAGGGAAACAAGGGGAAATGGGATTTCTAGCCTTTAAAAATTATGGGTCGGATGCGAATGGGGAAATTGTCTTCACTGCTGAACAGCTTGTCATTTTAAATGAAACGATCAGAAGGATGGTGATGTTTAAGTGA
- a CDS encoding MaoC/PaaZ C-terminal domain-containing protein, protein MTTLTELHIGDSLHSIELPPVTRLDLIKYAGASGDFNPIHTIDEEAKNAGLPGIIAHGMWTMGNLAKLFSNLYETGFIEEYKIRFKGMVFLNDVITLHADLKEKDGDRYFFNVAATNQSGKEAISGEVIFQTY, encoded by the coding sequence GTGACGACATTAACGGAACTTCATATTGGTGACTCGTTACATTCCATTGAGCTTCCGCCTGTAACGCGATTGGACCTCATTAAATATGCAGGCGCATCAGGTGATTTCAATCCCATTCATACCATTGATGAGGAAGCAAAGAATGCTGGTCTTCCCGGTATCATCGCACATGGAATGTGGACGATGGGAAACCTCGCAAAGCTTTTCAGTAATCTTTATGAAACTGGATTTATCGAAGAATACAAGATTCGCTTCAAAGGAATGGTTTTCTTGAATGATGTCATAACTCTTCATGCGGATCTAAAAGAAAAAGATGGGGATAGATATTTTTTCAATGTAGCGGCCACTAACCAGTCAGGTAAGGAAGCGATCAGTGGAGAGGTTATTTTTCAGACTTACTGA
- a CDS encoding sigma-54 interaction domain-containing protein produces the protein MNQVKQDSQINLLKEWTFPALVVDSANRIKDWGTYFNQSLRQNGNNTLTEQFDEWQFLDNKRLAAARLHDKRYLFLLMKQMDTDNILYIGSETEFLDDLLIDAHKTDKLNRALDAIIENSYDGIYITDQDGVTLYTNSAIERITGIPKEYYIGKSVDQLIKRGILNASVTHKVVKLRRTVSVVQDNFAGKETLITGSPVFNAEGEIEQVVTNIRDLSDLNELMHELTKVNELNNQYKQEIEKLRKITSKDGVVFVSDKMKMIYEIAERISDIDATVLILGETGVGKDVLARNIYNRSIRSKKGDFIKINCGAIPADLLESELFGYEGGAFTGANQKGKPGMFELAESGILFLDEVGELPLQLQVKLLRALQEREIQRIGGTKPKKIDVRIIAATNRNLSEMVKSGDFREDLFYRLNVIPITIPPLRERREDILALIDLFLTKANEQYKFSKEIDSRLKEYFYQHDWPGNVRELINIVERLVVLTDNQILSINDLPEEYQPENRNQPDLNATLTLKEAVERAEKEILTKAAQTYQTTYEIAEALDSSQATIVRKLKKYRLKVSGKE, from the coding sequence ATGAATCAAGTGAAACAGGATTCTCAGATTAATTTGCTCAAAGAGTGGACCTTTCCTGCACTGGTCGTGGATTCTGCAAATCGGATAAAGGATTGGGGCACCTATTTTAATCAGTCATTAAGACAGAATGGTAATAATACACTAACCGAACAATTCGATGAGTGGCAATTTCTAGATAATAAAAGGCTTGCAGCTGCAAGGCTGCATGATAAACGGTATTTATTTTTATTAATGAAACAAATGGATACTGACAATATTCTATATATAGGCAGTGAAACAGAATTTTTGGACGATTTATTGATTGATGCTCATAAAACGGATAAATTGAATCGCGCTCTGGATGCCATTATCGAAAATTCCTATGATGGGATATACATCACCGATCAAGATGGAGTCACGCTTTACACCAATTCGGCAATTGAACGGATCACTGGCATACCAAAAGAGTATTATATCGGCAAATCGGTGGACCAATTGATTAAACGCGGCATCTTGAATGCTTCGGTGACGCATAAGGTAGTGAAGCTGAGACGAACGGTATCGGTCGTACAGGATAATTTTGCCGGAAAGGAAACATTGATTACTGGAAGTCCCGTTTTTAATGCCGAAGGGGAGATAGAGCAAGTCGTTACGAATATAAGGGATTTATCTGATTTAAATGAACTGATGCATGAGTTGACGAAAGTTAATGAGCTGAATAATCAATATAAGCAGGAAATTGAGAAACTGCGGAAGATAACAAGCAAGGATGGAGTCGTATTTGTCAGTGATAAAATGAAAATGATCTATGAGATTGCTGAAAGAATATCAGATATTGACGCGACCGTACTCATTCTGGGGGAAACGGGTGTTGGAAAGGATGTCCTTGCCCGCAATATTTATAATCGGAGCATCCGATCTAAAAAAGGGGATTTCATCAAAATAAATTGTGGGGCAATTCCCGCCGATTTATTGGAATCCGAGCTTTTTGGATATGAAGGAGGGGCATTTACCGGAGCAAATCAAAAAGGCAAACCAGGGATGTTTGAACTGGCAGAGAGTGGGATCTTATTCTTGGATGAAGTCGGTGAGCTTCCCTTGCAACTTCAAGTGAAGCTGCTTCGGGCGCTTCAGGAAAGGGAGATTCAAAGAATCGGAGGTACAAAGCCAAAGAAAATCGATGTTCGGATAATAGCAGCCACGAACCGAAATTTATCGGAGATGGTCAAATCGGGTGATTTTCGCGAAGACCTCTTCTACAGGCTGAATGTCATTCCGATCACGATTCCTCCTCTAAGGGAAAGAAGAGAGGATATCTTGGCATTGATTGACTTATTTTTAACAAAGGCAAACGAACAATATAAATTCTCAAAAGAAATAGATTCGCGGTTGAAGGAATATTTTTATCAACATGATTGGCCAGGAAATGTCCGTGAATTGATTAATATAGTGGAGAGGCTCGTCGTGCTGACGGATAATCAAATATTATCGATTAACGACCTTCCGGAAGAATATCAGCCGGAAAACCGGAATCAGCCGGACCTCAATGCTACCCTAACTTTAAAAGAAGCGGTGGAAAGGGCCGAAAAGGAAATCTTGACGAAAGCGGCTCAAACCTACCAAACTACATATGAAATCGCGGAAGCCCTTGATTCCAGCCAGGCAACAATTGTGAGGAAACTTAAAAAATATCGATTAAAGGTCAGTGGAAAAGAATAG
- a CDS encoding branched-chain amino acid ABC transporter permease → MEILIQQLFNGLTIGSVYSLVALGLTLVYGILHIPNFAHGALYMLGGYITLSMMTLYGVNYWIAMFVSIIVVGLLGVLLERFVFRLLREAPPLHDKIAAIGILLFLEAFAQFVWGADFHTMTSPYGQVVNIMGLTFTLQRLLIIVSAIAVMVLLYLFLKKTYAGSTIIAMSQSREGASLVGININKVAMLTFMISGGLAAIASSLASPINLVFPGMGHLVILKAFVIIILGGMGSIPGAIVGGYILGFSESLGATYISNDYKDIIAFILLVVILTMKPTGLFAKGER, encoded by the coding sequence ATGGAAATTTTGATCCAGCAGCTTTTCAATGGTTTGACGATTGGCAGCGTATATAGTCTTGTTGCCCTGGGATTGACGCTAGTATATGGAATTTTGCATATCCCGAACTTTGCCCACGGTGCCCTATATATGTTGGGTGGATATATCACATTGTCAATGATGACATTATATGGGGTCAATTACTGGATTGCCATGTTCGTATCCATTATCGTTGTTGGTTTGTTGGGAGTCCTTTTGGAACGTTTCGTGTTCCGCCTGTTAAGGGAGGCACCTCCATTGCACGATAAGATTGCAGCAATCGGAATTCTCCTTTTTCTTGAAGCTTTTGCCCAATTTGTCTGGGGTGCCGACTTTCATACAATGACTTCCCCATACGGCCAAGTGGTCAATATCATGGGCCTGACATTCACGCTTCAGCGATTATTGATCATCGTGTCAGCTATCGCAGTGATGGTTTTACTTTACCTTTTCCTTAAGAAAACTTATGCCGGTTCAACGATAATAGCGATGTCCCAAAGCCGTGAAGGGGCGTCATTAGTGGGAATAAACATTAATAAAGTCGCGATGCTTACCTTCATGATATCGGGTGGATTGGCAGCGATCGCTTCATCCCTTGCATCACCGATTAACCTTGTCTTTCCAGGAATGGGGCATTTAGTCATACTAAAAGCATTCGTCATTATCATCTTGGGAGGGATGGGTAGCATACCGGGGGCGATTGTAGGTGGATATATCCTAGGTTTCAGTGAGAGCTTGGGCGCAACTTATATTTCAAATGACTATAAAGACATCATTGCATTCATTCTTTTAGTCGTAATATTAACCATGAAACCAACAGGTCTTTTTGCCAAGGGGGAGAGGTAG